The Myxococcales bacterium region GTACCCGGGTCGCGCGCCGCCGGGCCGAGCGCGCGACTTATCCATTTTGATATGGGCTATCCACAGGAATCGTTGCCGCCCTGCGCCCCCTGCGCGTTTCGACTCCTCGCGACGTGACCGGCCTGCGGCACGCGGGCTGCACCATGACCCGTCGACGCAACCGCCGCCGGAGCCGCAGCACCGTGTGCCTCGTGGTTCACCCGTCGGGTCAAAACGGACGCGCCAACCAACCGGGTTCAAATCCCTCTGCAAGGTCGCAAAAGGAACGGTCACCCCTCGCCGAGCTGAGCACCACGAGAGCGAGCCTCAGCACGCGCGAAGTTGGCGCGTGCGCCGGCCCGACTCTCACGGCCGCTTGGAAGCTGCAACGTCGCTTCGCACGACGCGACTCGCTCCGGCGAGACCGATCGCGCGTGCGCGATGTTCCCTTCCCTGTCGCCGCGGCGCCGTTCGACCGAGGGGTGACATTTCCCATCGAGAGCACTCGCGTCCCTCAACTTCCCGCCTTCGCACCGAGCCGTTTCCTTCCCATCCACGGAGTCCGCCCATGTTTTCCATCGACCTCACGCTGAAGGAGCACGAACGCGCCATCGTCTGGAAGGGGGGCCTCTTCGACCGCTGGCTCGCCGCCGGCCGTCACCGGCTCCGCGGCTTCGGACCGGCGCCGCGCGTCGAACGCTTCTCCACGCTGACGCCCTACGTCGATCTCCCGGACGCGCGCGCCTTCGCCGAACTGCCGGAGCTGGCGCCCCATTTCCTCGTCGTGAAGATCGCCGACGCGGAGCGCGGGCTCGTGTTCGCTCACGGCAACTTCGAGCGCTTTCTCGCCCCGGGGGTCCATGTCTTCTTGCGCCTCGCCGAGGACGTGCTGCGCGTCGACGTCGTGGACGCGAGCTCATTGTCGGTCGTGCACCCGGCGAAGGAGGCCGTGAGCCGAAGCGGCGACGCAGCGGGATTTCTGGAGGTCTTCGAGGTAACCGAGGGCTTCTGCGGCGTCCTCTTCGTCGACGGCGCCATCGCTGACTTGCTCGCGCCGGGCCGACACGTCTTCTGGAAGGCCGTGCGCCAGCTCGCGCTCGCCCACGTCGACCTGCGTCAGCAGCTCGTGGAGGTTCAAGGCCAGGAGCTCATGACCAAGGACAAGGTGTCGCTCCGCATCAACCTCTCGGTGCGCTTCGCGGTCCTTGATGCGCGCCTCATGGTGCGCACGCTGGCCGACGGCCGCGAGGCCCTCTA contains the following coding sequences:
- a CDS encoding slipin family protein, which translates into the protein MFSIDLTLKEHERAIVWKGGLFDRWLAAGRHRLRGFGPAPRVERFSTLTPYVDLPDARAFAELPELAPHFLVVKIADAERGLVFAHGNFERFLAPGVHVFLRLAEDVLRVDVVDASSLSVVHPAKEAVSRSGDAAGFLEVFEVTEGFCGVLFVDGAIADLLAPGRHVFWKAVRQLALAHVDLRQQLVEVQGQELMTKDKVSLRINLSVRFAVLDARLMVRTLADGREALYRELQLALRDEVGALTLDELLLKKGALGAALVSRTAPALAERGLSLIAAGLRDVVLPGDMRTLFNQVIEAEKRAEATAIARREETAATRSLLNTAKLLEGNPTLLRLKELEITERIAQRIGSLSVTGGVDSLVDAMRAKLGP